A DNA window from Setaria viridis chromosome 2, Setaria_viridis_v4.0, whole genome shotgun sequence contains the following coding sequences:
- the LOC117842369 gene encoding protein CDI, with protein sequence MSPAPPPSPLLPPAGEPFRVFVGYDPREHEAYEVCRRSLLRHATMPLDVRPVRQPDLRAAGLYWRARGPTESTEFSFTRFLTPYLAGYRGWALFVDCDFLYLADVADLLAAAAPPGADADRLAVACVKHVYEPAEATKMDGAIQTTYPRKNWSSMVLYNCAHPKNVAALTPDAVSTQTGAFLHRFAWLNDDEIGEVPFVWNFLVGHNRVDPADPATHPRAIHYTCGGPWFERYRDCEFADLWIKEAEELKAEKDKLEAGEKLKLIEDKDAKEQDDNKEEN encoded by the coding sequence atgtcgccggcgccgccgccgtcgccgcttctGCCGCCGGCGGGGGAGCCATTCCGCGTGTTCGTGGGGTACGACCCGCGGGAGCACGAGGCGTACGAGGTGTGCCGCCGCAGCctgctccggcacgccaccatGCCGCTCGACGTGCGCCCCGTCCGCCAGCCGGACCTCCGCGCCGCGGGGCTCTACTGGCGGGCGCGCGGGCCCACCGAGAGCACCGAGTTCTCCTTCACGCGCTTCCTCACCCCCTACCTCGCGGGCTACCGCGGCTGGGCGCTCTTCGTCGACTGCGACTTCCTCTACCTCGCCGACGtcgccgacctcctcgccgccgccgccccgccgggcgccgacgccgaccgcctcgccgtcgcctgcgTCAAGCATGTGTACGAGCCCGCCGAGGCCACCAAGATGGACGGCGCCATCCAGACGACGTACCCGCGCAAGAACTGGTCCTCCATGGTGCTCTACAACTGCGCCCACCCAAAGAACGTCGCCGCGCTCACGCCCGACGCCGTTAGCACCCAGACCGGCGCATTCCTCCATCGCTTCGCCTGGCTCAACGACGACGAGATCGGGGAGGTGCCCTTCGTCTGGAACTTCCTCGTCGGCCACAACAGGGTcgaccccgccgacccggccacgCACCCCAGGGCCATACACTACACCTGCGGCGGGCCATGGTTCGAGCGATACAGGGACTGCGAGTTCGCCGACCTCTGGATCAAGGAGGCCGAGGAGCTCAAGGCCGAGAAGGACAAGCTCGAGGCCGGGGAGAAGCTCAAGCTCATCGAGGACAAGGACGCCAAGGAGCAAGACGACAACAAGGAGGAGAATTGA